In the genome of Candidatus Stygibacter australis, the window CCGTGATGTCCTTTATGGAGAGATAGATTCTCAGCCGGATAACCAGCTTTCCTGTATTTATACAAATTTTACTATTACCCTTGATCCAGATTTGGATCCTTCGACCAATGCCTTTAATCAGGGAATCAACTGCGAGCATACCTGGCCCCAGAGTTATGGAGCTGATCAGGAACCCCAACGCAGTGATATGCATCACCTCTATCCCTGCAAAGACAATGTAAATTCCTCCCGGTCAAATGCACCCTATGCCGAGATCCCTGATAATGAGACCGATATCTGGTATCGTTATGCTGAAGTTCTAACTACCATCCCCACCAGCAATATTGATGAATATTCCGAGAAAGATAATTATGGTGAAGATCAATGGGAGCCGCGGGAAGCTTCAAAAGGCAATATTGCTCGTTCAATGTTTTATTTTTATACCATGTATTATGATGATATTGATGATACTTTTATTAATGACCAGATGAATGATCTATATAGCTGGCATCTGGAAGACCCAGCTGATGATGACGAAATTGCACGTACCTGGGCGATATCTGCCTATCAGGAAAATAAGCCTAATCCTTTTGTTATTGATGATACCCTTATTGAGCGGATCTGGTATTATCAGGGAGGACAGGCAGAGATCACTCTGATTGCACCTAATGGTAGTGAAATCTGGTTTATTGGCAATCAATACGAGATCAGCTGGTCTTCTTTGGCATACTATGAATCCGTTACTTTGGAAATAGTGCTGGCAGGTCAGGAACTTACCATTGCGGAAGATGAAGCTAATGACGGCTCTTATTTATGGACAATAAGTGAAAATATTCCCGTTGGCGAGCAATACAGGATCCGGGTAGGTACACCAGACGGTACTGTAACCGATGAGAGTGATGCAGATTTCAGTATTATGAATCAAAATTCTGGTGAAGATTTTGTGCTTATTTCTGAATATGTGGAAGGTAGTTATTATCACAAAGCTCTGGAAATCTTTAATGGCTCTCCAGAAATCCTGGATCTGGCTGGCTGGACTTTGCGTAAACAAACCAATGGCGGGGGAGATTTTGGCAATGAACTGGTATTGAGTGGCACAGTTGCGCCCTGGGATGTATATGTGATAATTTATGAAAATAATGGCATTAATGATCTCACTGGTGAAGACTTTGTTGATATGGAAACGAGCAGTTTTAGCATGACGTTTAATGGCAATGATGCCGTTGCCCTTTTTAATAATGGTGTAATGGTGGATTTGGTGGGAATTCCAGACTCTTCTGAAGACTGGGGAAAAAATATGACTCTGGTGCGTAACAGCAATATCGCTTATGCCAGTACTGCCTTTGATACAACTGCCTGGACTCAATACCCGGAAGATACATTCAGTTATCTGGGGTATCATGATTTTGAACAGCCGATAAATTATGGTGATGTCGATGGCAATGGCGAGGTGGAAGCGTATGATGCATCTCTTGTATTACAATATATTGTGGTACTTATCAGCGGTTGGGATATTGAGCAGATCACAGTTGCAAATGTAGATGGCAATGAAATTATCGATGCTTATGATGCATCTTTGATCCTGCGCTATGTGAATAATGTAATTAATATATTCCCTGTTCAACAATAAAATTAATTAAATAAGTAAAACGCCGGTCAATTGACCGGCGTTTTTTTTATCTCAAATTCTTATATTACTTGATGATAACCATCTTGGCATGTGACATTTTTCCGCCTGCTTCTATCCTGCTGAAATATACTCCTGAGGCGATATCATGATCGCGGTTATCCTTAAGATCCCAGTTAACCGTATGCCTTCCCGGCTGATAATGATCATCCACCAGATCAATTACCTTTTGACCCTTGATATTGTATATAGACAATTTCACCTGATCTGCCTGTGGTACATTGAAGGAAACATTCACTGTCTCAGAACGTGTATTGCCATAATAGAATGGATTAGGATAATTAACCACACTGAGAACAGGTATTATGCTATCCTCTGTCTCAGACATCCAGACAGGTACAAAACTGATCATACCATTTACTATATTATCTCCAGGTTCATACTCAAAATCACCTTCACGGCTGAGATCATGCTCAATACCATCAATATTAATGATAACTACAACATCCTCGGGTAAATCATTATCTGTAAGTGAAAACATTAGAGTTTCCAGCTGCTGCATCTCAATCCTGAAATCCCAGTCCACTCTTTCTTCCAGCAGATCATAGCCAGCAATTGTATTTTGATTGAAATTTGTTAATACAGAAGCAGCAGTATCTATGATCGTGAAGAAGCTCAGATTGTTATCAGCGGGAGTCATAAATGGTTCAGGAAGATCATACAGTTTATCATATCCTGAAGAACCTGCTGGATTAAGAGCCAGAATAAGTTCATCTTCTGCCCCATTCTCCTGGTTTGCCAGCAATCGCACCTTAAGATCATAATCCTCAGTAATCAGACTGTTTTCATTGTTATTATAAGGAATAAATTTCACATCAATATTATCTACCTTACTATACATCAAAAAAGCTTCAGTAGGATACACATAATCGACTTCATGCCAGCTTCTATCATAGGAATAAATGGCGCTTTCTATCAGATCATACTGAACAGCATCAGCAAAAGTCATTTCCAGATTAGGAGTTACAATACGAAGGTCATCACGACGGAATCCTGATAAATAAGGATTAGGTACTATATTCCAGCCAGCTTGAATGGTAAACTGATCATTACCACCCTGGATATCTTCTGCGATTACGCTCATATTTCCAAACTCGCTTTCCAGAAAGTAACCCGTACCGTAAAAGAAAGCTATATCCTGCTGATACTCGTTATTTTCCAGAGTATATATATCAGCATCTTCACCTAAAATATCATCAATACTATTAGCTCCCAGGAAGGGATTTGATATCAGATGCAATCCGGATGGAACTACCATGGCATAAGTGGAAGGCACACAGCCAAATTTGAAGCTGGATGTATATTGACGCCTGTCACCATCGATCATTTCCAGATCTACCATGATCCTTGCATCTTCCAGGATCATATTATCAGGTACCGTCCAGTTCGTCTGGTTAAAGAAAGGCAGCAGGGATTCCCCGATCTGAATTGTCTCTGTGGGGCTTACGATATATACATCAAAATTATCTATCAGATAATTTCGGTTGATATTCCAACTGAAAGAAGCAATATCCCCTGCCTGATAAATATGATTTGCCGGATTTATAAATTCCACGGAAGGCGTGATATTACCCCAGTATAAGGTGAATTGACGCCAGGCACCACCATTATTTACATAAATATAATCATTCTGAAGAAGATCGACTACTTGACCAGAGGATTGGTCAATCAGATATAGTTTGCGTCCATCTCTGATAAACTGACCAAGAGCTGCTACAGTGATATTATCATTAAGCTGATTACTTTTCACTCTAAAAACCCAGCTCTTCAATGATGTATCAAAATTATACCCCCCTTCAATCTGCCTGGTCATACTGCTGTGGTTATCCCAGTCTTCCTCATAAAATTCGGCAAATACATATTCTCCAGAAGATGTTTCATCCTGCTCAATATCATAATCAAGATCCCAGCCATTAGACGCCTGGGGACTGGCACCAAACCAGATATCATCTATAAGCAAACTGTCTTCATGCATGAAATGAATTGTGTAAATATCAAAGGGAGTTACATAGGCAGGATAATTGTACCAGTATTCATTACCAAGGGAGTCTGTACTTGCTGCAATATAGGCATATTCTGTCCAGTTAGTCGTAAGTGAATCTGTCCAGTTGTAAGTATAATTATCGATTCCATTTAAAGCGACCAGGTACGGATTGGTCATCCAGCTGTCCACCATGGTATATTCATTTTCATAGTCAGCTTTACGGTAAATCAGAAAACCTGCATTATCTTCCTGACGATAGGCATTAAAGCTGAAATTCACATATCCATCTCTACCTACTGCCTTCTCATAACGCAACCTGGCAGGTGCTGTGAGACAATTTACTTCATTGCTCATCTCTGAATAATTGCCATTAGCATCCAGCACCCGCATCTGGAAAAAGTATTCAGAGTTCTGATCAAGACCGGTAACCACCGTAGAAGTTGGAGCGGCATTATTGAAATTACTGTTATTGTTTTTATCCCAGATCTCATAATTACCATTAGCAATTGGTTCAGGGGAATAGAGGATTTCATAAGTTTCATAATCGTAGCAATTAGTTTTTTGCCAGGTAAGTTCCACTCTGTCATAATTCACACTCACAATTTCCAGCGGTTCTGTCGATGTAGGAATTTCTTCATCATCATATTCAAACACTGCTGGAATTACTGCCGATAGTGATTCGACCCAGTGGTGATAATATGCCAGGGCATTATCATATAGATGGTCATAATCAAAACGCTGAGTAATGGGATCATATCCCCAAAACCAGTAATAATTTGCCGTGGTCTGAGGATAAATATTGGGTAATTCATCCATTTCGATATGAAAGAACGGCTCGTAAGTAAGATGATCATTTAATCCCGCAGCTGTATAGACCATCTGTCTGTTATAGCGATATCCTACTAAGTCCACAGATCTGTTCACAGCGAAAGTAGTATCTTCATTACTATAATAAAAAGGATAATCACTACAATTAACTCCATAGTATGAATTCAATGGCACTTCTGGGTGAATACCCACTTCATTGGCTGCCAGCATGATCGGGTTACCCTGATTGATAATATCCAGACCATAAAGCGAATAATCCCTGATCGGGATGCCCGGATCACCTTTTCCCCAACCAGCAGAAATCTGGCAGTTCGGATACCATAAATGACGATTCCAGTCATAAGAATGCACCTGAATACTTAGTTCTCTGTGACTAAATGTTTCACGCAGAAAATCGCAGCTTGCCTGATAAACCTTATTGAACATGGTATCTTCCTGCCGAGAAGGATCGCAGAGACTAAAGCTGTTTGAATAATAGCCATTACTTTCATCATAAAGGGTTTCTCGTCCTACTCCACTCGCCATATAGGCATAGGCATCTGATTCTCTGTATAACTCCAATGATACAGGTAGAATGAAGAAATCATCAGCAATATGAGGATTAGTAATAACCACTGGAACAGATGCCAAAGGATTAAATATATATACACCCCAGCCATAATCAAAAGAGCCTCTCTCGTCATCACTATCCCAGTCCGGTGTTCCATTATCATCCACATAGATCATATTCAGGTTTTCACGAATGATCCAGTAGGTATTTCCGCTTACTGTATCATTAAATTCCACCAGAGTAAAAGGAAGTCCTGTTTCAGAGATCAGCAAATCTGCCTGTCCGTAATTAAGATGCGTGATGGCGATCGTGATGGCACTCCAGGCTTCAAGCTGGTTTGTGTTTGGAACTGTATAGCTGCCAAATCCGTTCAACTGTCTGTCAAATGGTGCATATAGATTATAACCAGGATCAGCTACATGTTCCACCACATGCGACATCCAGTTATCATATTCCAGGTTAGTATCGTCACCATATAAAAAGTCTTCCAGTGTCCCAGTTTCAGTTACCCAGCCCATAAGACTCAGGGTAAATGTCATTGCAAATATTATCAGTATTATCTTTTTCATTTTTACCCCCTGCCCTATTTTATCAATAACAGACGGGCTGTATCCGACTGTCCTGAATTTGATATCAATTTAAATAAATACATCCCTGAAGCGGATATATCATCTCCTGATCTGCCATCCCAGCTAACTTTGCCACTATGATAGATTATCCGGCTGGATACCTTTCTACCCCGGATATCATAAATATCCAGTCGGGCAGGTAATTCTTCTGATGCTATATTCAGCTCTATCTTCACATCTCCCCTGTTCCCAGGATTAAAAGGATTGGGATATATTCTGTTGATAGATGCCTGTATCCCTGCTATCTCAGCTACATCAATATCACTCTCAGGTAGAAGGTAAACTTCTACTTCCAGCAATTCACCGGAATTGATCTCTATTTCTTCTGAATAAGCATCGTAGCCATCCAATTCAACTGTAAATAAATGTGTCCCGTTATTAATTCTTTCAATCATAAAATAGCCGGATGAATCACTTTCTGTACTCCAGCTAAGTTCATCAACGCTGACCATCGCTCCGCTTAACGCCATTCCCATTTCATCATATACATAACCACTCAAATGGCCATAAGGTACTGGAGAAATGGTAAATACTGTATTTGGCACCCAGTCACACAGAATTCCATCCTGCATATTACAGGGGTCAAAAGAATATTGATCACTATAATTGAACCGTGTTCTGCCGGCTTCTATCCCCGGTACTTCACTGTAATAGAAATTTGACTGCCAGCTGTTAATATTTTCTTCATATTCCTTTTCGATCATCATTACCAGATTGGTTCCCTGATGTTCATACAAGCTGTCTAATTGGATATTCAAAATATTCTCTCCACCAGGAAAGTCAAAAATTTCATCATAGACAAGCTGCAAACTATCAGCACTTATCCATCCATCTAATAAACTATTCTGCTCAGTTTCACCCAGCCAGATCCTGATGCTTATATCTGATACGTCACTTACGAAATTATTAAAAATATCTATACTACTCACCACACCAGTAGTATCCATTTCATCGGCATAATACAGCATTTCACAGATACTGGTATTGCGCACTAAATTCACTGGTAATTGGCTTGTCAAATTCTCAGAATCACCTATCTGCGCAAAATGATTTTGGGCTCCGGTGATGTGTATATCGTGTTCTATACTGTAATTATTAGCTGGATTATCGTCAGTTCCTACGGTTACCTTTCCATATAGTCCTATCAATGTATCAGCAGCATTTTCTTCCGGTGCTATCGTAAGTTCCACTAACCGTTCATCACCAGGAGGGAGCATCCAGTAAATAGTTTCCGAGGCAAATTCATTATCATCAGCATCCACCAGACTTACGGTATAGCCAGTGGCATTGAATTCTCCATTATTGCGAACAGTCACCTCATAAAGATATTCCTCACCACCAGTTAAATAATTTTCCCCGGTCATACTGACCAGTTCCATATCATAAGCAAACTGCTCTTCCTGGATAAAAAAGAAAACATCGTCTATCCAGCCAATATCTGAACCTTCCGAAACACTGTAATCTTTATGATAATTCCAGCGAAGCGAGTGCACTCCAGCTTCCAGTTCATATCCCACTTGTGTCCAGGCAACTGTCCCTGAAATCTGTGAAAGAAGTTCATTATCAAGATAAAACTGCAGAAAATCGTAATTGGCTTCACTACTGACTTTCCAGGCAAATGCCAGAATGCCGTCTTGAGCAAATTCCAGTTCGATCTCAATTGCTGTTTCCTGATCGTCTGCCACATTACCACCCTGTGCACAATAATCACCTTCAAAGGGATAACTGCCTGTTACAAACCATTCCGTATCACCACTCAATACCCAGTTATAAGCAGAGAAATCGCCACTCTCAAATCCTTCATCAATTACCTGGCAATGCAAAACTAACGGGATAAATATTAAAAAAAATAATAACTTAGTTCTCAAACTGCCTCCTATTTTTTTTTCTAATTATTTTCACTTCCTTTTTACAGTAATCCGCCCATATCTGTCAATATATCTTCACCGTGAATTGTGAGTCGTGAATCGTGAATCGCAAACTTGACAGGTACTCAGCTTCTCTGCCCTTCCGCAAATTCTACAAATCAGTCAAGTTCTCGACTCACTATTCACGATTCACATCTCACTATTTCATCAGCACCATTTTACCTATCCGACTGTCCAACGCTCCAGATAATTTATAGAAATAGACTCCTGAGCTAAAATCCTTAGCATCCCAATTGTATATTCCTTTGCCTTGCAATCCATCCACACGCTGCACTTCTTCACCCCGGATATTATAGATAATCAGATCACATTTACCATAATCCCCAGTATTATATGCTATCTGCGTACTGGGATTAAATGGATTAGGATAATTATATATTTCACTAATAGCCGTACTCACTTCACCTTCATCATTATCAGTCATGCGGCTAATGGTGAATGGTATATCAAATCCATACAGCCCTTCTTCACTGTTGATTAATAAACAAAACTCCCAGTAAGTATCATATAATCCCGTAAATGAAGTCACCAGGTAAAGATATTCTCCAGGCAGAAGTGAAAACTCACCCACATCTTCTGCACTCATGGAGATTTCCTCCCCGTTTGCCCGTGTAATCTCTGCGGTTACGTTCACATTTTCATCTAAACTCGATAGATCATATTCCAATTCACAAACGCTTTCCTCTTCAGAAGTATTAAATATCGTCAAAGTATCAAAAATGCAGTCTGACTCCCCAATATGTATCTCTTCATCACGAAGACCATTATAACTCACCTGCACAGGATTTATATATTCATCTGCTGTACTGGCTGATTGGATTATCTGTCCTGATGCTTCGTTTACCAGGTAAATTCCCAATTCTCTGTCTTCCCAATCTCCTGCCGGCACATCCAATTCCAGTTCATAAAGTTCTGTCTCTCCCGCTTCAGGAAGCATCAGTTCTTCATCCTCCCATTGCCAGTTCAATGCCAGATTATCAATACCGGCTTCCTCACTATCTTCCCAAATAGTATAGGCAATATGATATTCACCAAAAGCTACTCCCACAATATTTTCTGTTGTGTAATGCAGCACATTATTTTCAGTATCCAGATCGATTATCTTCATCTTAACAGGAGATGACTCTAGAATCTTATTATACAATGCCCGTGAGTAATTATCTAATCCACCAGTCCAGGCATGATATCCTCTGATCAAGACTGTTGGCAATTCATTAATATTATACATATCTGTAAGCTCAATATATTCATCAATAACAAATTGAGGATCAGCTAAAAACGTGATATCCCAACAGGTATTTGTTCCCAAGTCTGCTCTGTAGCCAGCAAATTCAGTTAAAATCTCAGGTTCTCCTTCGCTGATACCGTCTTCCAGGAATAAAAAGACGGGAGCTGTTCGTGGTGCATACCAAGGCTCATTGACCCAGCCTTGCAATTCTGCCTGAATATCTACTATAGTAGGATTTGTATTATATGCCGGCGTATTATTCTGCGTTGAAGTCCATTTACATTCTCCTTTTGCCGGACATATCTGGATCGTCATTCGCGTCCAGGTCCCTTGACCCGCCTCATCTGCCAGCACCTGCCATTGCCTTTCTGCTGTGAAATCACTGTCACCCTCTATCTCTGCTGCCAGATTCGCATAGCGATTGCAATACTGCGGGGGATACAAAACTCTGAAATGATTAGTAGCCACCAGATTATCTCCAATTATTGCTGGGTTCAGACTATTATCAGCCTGAGTCCGCACTGCTGTCCCTACATTATTCTGCTCAATTATCACTGGTGGCTCACCATTTCCCTGCACGCATGTGATGATAGCACCTGTGACACTATTTGAACCGCTCAAAGCATTTACCATATCCTGCTGATCACACACCCCGCTGCCATCATAATCAAGCATCTCAATTGCCTTACGCATTGTGAGAAGCACTGGTTTATATGGTCCCGCATTAACGATAGTATTATCGCTGCCCACATCCATAAAACAGGTGAGTCCACTGGCATTTGTAGCAGAAAGCCCTGTTACAAAAAGCGGATAGGTAAAAGTAATATAGGGTTGCTCATCTTCCTCATCCGGCACGCACACCAGCAGCAGAGGATAGTTATCCAGTATCCCAGCCCCATTCCAGTCCAGATGACGCGTCACGATCAAATCTCCCGATAGCAGCGGATCATCCTCAGTTGATTCTCCCCAACTTGATAAAGTTGCACAGCCAAAGGGCTCGCACATTTCTAGCCCCAATCCCCTTGACCTTGAGTATGCCAATACATCTACAACGGCATTCACCATGGCAATATCATATTCATCTATTTCCCTGCCCAAAGCAGTAATATAAATACTCTCACCGGCATCTGAAATCCCTTCCAGGGCAGCAGCAAATTCCTCCAGGTATTCAGCATCTATTTCCCAGTTTGCCAAAAACAATGTCCGGCTCATTTCATACATATAGTTGCTGCCATTATACATATACCCTATCACATAATCTTCAAATAATTGCACGCTCTCTTCTGCCAGCAGATAACCCTGAGCATAACCACGCTCAGCATGAGTACCCCAGCATCGCACCTTCATCCTGCCCTCTGCCAGATCCTCCCGTACACCATTAACCTGGCCCAATATACTATTGACCATCAGTAAAATTAGAAATAAAATCACAATTCTTTTCATAATCGCCTCGTTCAGAAATATTTGATATTATTACCCCAATCCCAACCAAAAGAGTCAAGCAATTTCTCCCGCTAAGTTAGATGTGCACCGCCAGGTATTTCCAGGTGGGGCACAGATAACGACCACTATCAACCAATCCCTGGAAAAAAATGCTGAGCTGAGGCGTGAAATATGGATTTCCACTGAAAACTGCACGTTGTTCTTGCCCCTCGCAGACCGTGCCGTAGCCTTGGCGAAGAATGGACTTCCTGAGTACCGCCCGTGGTGCAAGTCCCACTTATCTTACTATTTGTCTGTTCAGATGCTCTCCCAACCCTATTCCAAAATTGTATCGTTTATTTTGGAATAGTACAAAAAATACTGTTTACTTAACACCGATCATTGATACCATTTGAACTGACAAAATCAGTTTTATCAGCATTAATTATAGGATTTTTGATGCCAAAAC includes:
- a CDS encoding endonuclease, with the protein product RDVLYGEIDSQPDNQLSCIYTNFTITLDPDLDPSTNAFNQGINCEHTWPQSYGADQEPQRSDMHHLYPCKDNVNSSRSNAPYAEIPDNETDIWYRYAEVLTTIPTSNIDEYSEKDNYGEDQWEPREASKGNIARSMFYFYTMYYDDIDDTFINDQMNDLYSWHLEDPADDDEIARTWAISAYQENKPNPFVIDDTLIERIWYYQGGQAEITLIAPNGSEIWFIGNQYEISWSSLAYYESVTLEIVLAGQELTIAEDEANDGSYLWTISENIPVGEQYRIRVGTPDGTVTDESDADFSIMNQNSGEDFVLISEYVEGSYYHKALEIFNGSPEILDLAGWTLRKQTNGGGDFGNELVLSGTVAPWDVYVIIYENNGINDLTGEDFVDMETSSFSMTFNGNDAVALFNNGVMVDLVGIPDSSEDWGKNMTLVRNSNIAYASTAFDTTAWTQYPEDTFSYLGYHDFEQPINYGDVDGNGEVEAYDASLVLQYIVVLISGWDIEQITVANVDGNEIIDAYDASLILRYVNNVINIFPVQQ
- a CDS encoding T9SS type A sorting domain-containing protein translates to MKKIILIIFAMTFTLSLMGWVTETGTLEDFLYGDDTNLEYDNWMSHVVEHVADPGYNLYAPFDRQLNGFGSYTVPNTNQLEAWSAITIAITHLNYGQADLLISETGLPFTLVEFNDTVSGNTYWIIRENLNMIYVDDNGTPDWDSDDERGSFDYGWGVYIFNPLASVPVVITNPHIADDFFILPVSLELYRESDAYAYMASGVGRETLYDESNGYYSNSFSLCDPSRQEDTMFNKVYQASCDFLRETFSHRELSIQVHSYDWNRHLWYPNCQISAGWGKGDPGIPIRDYSLYGLDIINQGNPIMLAANEVGIHPEVPLNSYYGVNCSDYPFYYSNEDTTFAVNRSVDLVGYRYNRQMVYTAAGLNDHLTYEPFFHIEMDELPNIYPQTTANYYWFWGYDPITQRFDYDHLYDNALAYYHHWVESLSAVIPAVFEYDDEEIPTSTEPLEIVSVNYDRVELTWQKTNCYDYETYEILYSPEPIANGNYEIWDKNNNSNFNNAAPTSTVVTGLDQNSEYFFQMRVLDANGNYSEMSNEVNCLTAPARLRYEKAVGRDGYVNFSFNAYRQEDNAGFLIYRKADYENEYTMVDSWMTNPYLVALNGIDNYTYNWTDSLTTNWTEYAYIAASTDSLGNEYWYNYPAYVTPFDIYTIHFMHEDSLLIDDIWFGASPQASNGWDLDYDIEQDETSSGEYVFAEFYEEDWDNHSSMTRQIEGGYNFDTSLKSWVFRVKSNQLNDNITVAALGQFIRDGRKLYLIDQSSGQVVDLLQNDYIYVNNGGAWRQFTLYWGNITPSVEFINPANHIYQAGDIASFSWNINRNYLIDNFDVYIVSPTETIQIGESLLPFFNQTNWTVPDNMILEDARIMVDLEMIDGDRRQYTSSFKFGCVPSTYAMVVPSGLHLISNPFLGANSIDDILGEDADIYTLENNEYQQDIAFFYGTGYFLESEFGNMSVIAEDIQGGNDQFTIQAGWNIVPNPYLSGFRRDDLRIVTPNLEMTFADAVQYDLIESAIYSYDRSWHEVDYVYPTEAFLMYSKVDNIDVKFIPYNNNENSLITEDYDLKVRLLANQENGAEDELILALNPAGSSGYDKLYDLPEPFMTPADNNLSFFTIIDTAASVLTNFNQNTIAGYDLLEERVDWDFRIEMQQLETLMFSLTDNDLPEDVVVIINIDGIEHDLSREGDFEYEPGDNIVNGMISFVPVWMSETEDSIIPVLSVVNYPNPFYYGNTRSETVNVSFNVPQADQVKLSIYNIKGQKVIDLVDDHYQPGRHTVNWDLKDNRDHDIASGVYFSRIEAGGKMSHAKMVIIK
- a CDS encoding carboxypeptidase-like regulatory domain-containing protein, which codes for MRTKLLFFLIFIPLVLHCQVIDEGFESGDFSAYNWVLSGDTEWFVTGSYPFEGDYCAQGGNVADDQETAIEIELEFAQDGILAFAWKVSSEANYDFLQFYLDNELLSQISGTVAWTQVGYELEAGVHSLRWNYHKDYSVSEGSDIGWIDDVFFFIQEEQFAYDMELVSMTGENYLTGGEEYLYEVTVRNNGEFNATGYTVSLVDADDNEFASETIYWMLPPGDERLVELTIAPEENAADTLIGLYGKVTVGTDDNPANNYSIEHDIHITGAQNHFAQIGDSENLTSQLPVNLVRNTSICEMLYYADEMDTTGVVSSIDIFNNFVSDVSDISIRIWLGETEQNSLLDGWISADSLQLVYDEIFDFPGGENILNIQLDSLYEHQGTNLVMMIEKEYEENINSWQSNFYYSEVPGIEAGRTRFNYSDQYSFDPCNMQDGILCDWVPNTVFTISPVPYGHLSGYVYDEMGMALSGAMVSVDELSWSTESDSSGYFMIERINNGTHLFTVELDGYDAYSEEIEINSGELLEVEVYLLPESDIDVAEIAGIQASINRIYPNPFNPGNRGDVKIELNIASEELPARLDIYDIRGRKVSSRIIYHSGKVSWDGRSGDDISASGMYLFKLISNSGQSDTARLLLIK
- a CDS encoding T9SS type A sorting domain-containing protein → MKRIVILFLILLMVNSILGQVNGVREDLAEGRMKVRCWGTHAERGYAQGYLLAEESVQLFEDYVIGYMYNGSNYMYEMSRTLFLANWEIDAEYLEEFAAALEGISDAGESIYITALGREIDEYDIAMVNAVVDVLAYSRSRGLGLEMCEPFGCATLSSWGESTEDDPLLSGDLIVTRHLDWNGAGILDNYPLLLVCVPDEEDEQPYITFTYPLFVTGLSATNASGLTCFMDVGSDNTIVNAGPYKPVLLTMRKAIEMLDYDGSGVCDQQDMVNALSGSNSVTGAIITCVQGNGEPPVIIEQNNVGTAVRTQADNSLNPAIIGDNLVATNHFRVLYPPQYCNRYANLAAEIEGDSDFTAERQWQVLADEAGQGTWTRMTIQICPAKGECKWTSTQNNTPAYNTNPTIVDIQAELQGWVNEPWYAPRTAPVFLFLEDGISEGEPEILTEFAGYRADLGTNTCWDITFLADPQFVIDEYIELTDMYNINELPTVLIRGYHAWTGGLDNYSRALYNKILESSPVKMKIIDLDTENNVLHYTTENIVGVAFGEYHIAYTIWEDSEEAGIDNLALNWQWEDEELMLPEAGETELYELELDVPAGDWEDRELGIYLVNEASGQIIQSASTADEYINPVQVSYNGLRDEEIHIGESDCIFDTLTIFNTSEEESVCELEYDLSSLDENVNVTAEITRANGEEISMSAEDVGEFSLLPGEYLYLVTSFTGLYDTYWEFCLLINSEEGLYGFDIPFTISRMTDNDEGEVSTAISEIYNYPNPFNPSTQIAYNTGDYGKCDLIIYNIRGEEVQRVDGLQGKGIYNWDAKDFSSGVYFYKLSGALDSRIGKMVLMK